The Thiorhodovibrio litoralis genome includes a window with the following:
- a CDS encoding phosphatase PAP2 family protein has protein sequence MRNTSISNRSPLILLVLGLLLMSSDLSAATPWPLPEPSFFLERYPSPPEAGDPLDHSDLLYTLAVQDMVTPETLAAINRRAGFDVFTFAEVLGPKFTAEAYPRSADFFQRLEETVDPVKNALKDHFKRVRPYLAHPDQVKRLVPAEAGFSHPSGHATRSWLFALVLAELAPASRHAFFRLAAAVGQSRVIGGMHYLTDVVLSRALAEMVFAELLQNEAFRKALAALREAEWSPPPRLP, from the coding sequence ATGCGAAATACCTCGATTTCGAACCGGTCGCCGCTGATTTTGTTGGTTCTCGGCCTGTTGCTCATGTCGAGCGACCTCTCAGCGGCAACGCCTTGGCCGTTGCCTGAACCGAGCTTCTTCCTCGAGCGCTACCCGTCGCCGCCCGAGGCTGGAGATCCGCTCGATCACAGTGATCTGCTCTACACCCTGGCTGTGCAGGACATGGTCACGCCCGAGACGCTTGCCGCGATCAATCGCCGCGCGGGGTTCGATGTCTTCACCTTCGCCGAGGTGTTGGGACCCAAATTCACTGCCGAGGCGTACCCGCGCAGCGCGGACTTTTTCCAGCGACTCGAGGAAACGGTCGATCCGGTCAAGAATGCGCTGAAGGACCACTTCAAGCGCGTGCGGCCCTATCTGGCCCATCCGGATCAGGTCAAGCGGCTGGTCCCGGCCGAGGCGGGCTTTTCTCATCCCAGTGGGCATGCCACGCGCTCCTGGCTGTTTGCACTGGTCCTGGCGGAATTGGCGCCGGCGTCGCGTCACGCATTCTTTCGCTTGGCTGCCGCTGTTGGTCAATCCCGGGTGATCGGCGGCATGCATTATCTGACCGATGTGGTGCTCTCGCGGGCGCTGGCCGAGATGGTGTTCGCGGAACTGTTGCAGAATGAAGCCTTTCGCAAGGCGTTGGCGGCGCTGCGCGAGGCCGAATGGTCACCGCCGCCTCGGCTGCCTTAG
- a CDS encoding polysaccharide deacetylase family protein: MDAWHPRDLRGYGRHRPHPQWPGGARLALQCVLNIEEGAERTLLNGDDGSEDYLTELPGVQRRLGRRHFSAESLFDYGARVGVWRLLRLFQDRGLPLTAFAAGRALELNPEVGRALADQGHEVAGHGYRWIDYAQIDPDTERHHIQQTCRIITSLTGQPPVGWYTGRVSPNTRRLLVEQGGFLYDADAYDDERPYWLSEHRQTLLVIPYNLLTNDIRYLLSPGCATAMDFFTLLRETFDLLWNEGEEFPGMMSLGLHPRISGHPARASAVARFLDYAASHAGVWICRRRDIAQHWIERFGQSEDVRQVASVQGEVEAREQEGS; encoded by the coding sequence ATGGACGCTTGGCATCCACGTGATCTGCGCGGCTATGGCCGGCATCGGCCACATCCCCAGTGGCCGGGTGGAGCCCGACTGGCGCTCCAATGCGTGCTGAATATCGAGGAAGGCGCCGAGCGCACCCTGCTCAACGGTGATGACGGCTCGGAGGATTATCTTACCGAGCTTCCTGGCGTTCAACGACGGTTGGGGCGTCGGCATTTCAGTGCCGAAAGTCTGTTCGACTATGGAGCGCGGGTGGGTGTCTGGCGGCTATTGCGACTGTTTCAAGACCGAGGTCTGCCGTTGACAGCCTTTGCCGCTGGTCGTGCCCTCGAACTCAACCCCGAGGTTGGCCGTGCGCTGGCGGACCAGGGCCATGAGGTCGCCGGTCATGGCTACCGTTGGATCGATTACGCGCAGATCGACCCGGATACCGAGCGCCATCACATCCAGCAGACGTGCCGGATTATCACATCCCTCACGGGACAGCCACCAGTGGGCTGGTATACCGGACGGGTCAGTCCCAACACCCGCCGGTTATTGGTCGAGCAGGGTGGCTTTCTGTACGACGCCGACGCCTATGATGACGAGCGCCCCTATTGGTTGAGTGAACACCGTCAAACGCTGTTGGTGATCCCCTACAACCTGCTGACCAATGACATCCGCTACCTGCTCTCACCCGGCTGCGCCACGGCCATGGATTTTTTTACCCTCCTGCGCGAGACCTTCGACCTGCTCTGGAACGAAGGCGAGGAATTCCCCGGCATGATGAGTCTGGGGCTGCATCCTCGCATCAGTGGTCATCCGGCGCGAGCATCCGCCGTCGCGCGGTTTCTGGATTATGCCGCCAGCCATGCCGGCGTCTGGATCTGTCGCCGCCGGGATATCGCCCAGCATTGGATCGAGCGGTTTGGTCAGTCTGAGGATGTCAGGCAAGTCGCATCAGTGCAAGGGGAGGTCGAGGCCCGCGAGCAGGAAGGTTCCTGA
- a CDS encoding DUF7146 domain-containing protein: protein MRSIESATVRQAVQGVGWQTILNELAGPVLDAALQRPGRHVPCPVHGGRQGDGFRLFPDVDRSGGGICATCGPYPDGFALLRWLFGWSFPEVLSRVAGVLGLTGETLSPWRPTLIARPRVRVSACEQHPDQARARLRRLWNESLPPGHPGSEVMQRYLVLRGLGDADFDPRVIRFHPELPYWSAAENGRPVCLGRFPAMLALVSAADGSAMTLHRTYLRPDGLAKAPVPAPKKLMASGQNRSLVGSAVRLCPVDWEKGSTLGLAEGIETALAVRAMTGMPVWAALSATLLERFQPPSGLRRLVVWADKDRSGVGEQAARALQRRLSPSVEVRIRLPLVPIPPHARGVDWADVWQQSLPQSRLAA from the coding sequence ATGCGTTCGATTGAATCGGCGACTGTTCGCCAGGCAGTGCAAGGCGTCGGGTGGCAGACGATTCTGAACGAATTGGCTGGACCTGTGCTGGATGCGGCCTTGCAGCGACCGGGGCGACATGTGCCCTGCCCTGTTCATGGCGGACGCCAGGGGGATGGCTTTCGGTTGTTTCCGGATGTCGATCGCTCCGGCGGCGGTATCTGCGCGACCTGCGGTCCTTATCCGGATGGCTTTGCGCTGTTGCGCTGGCTGTTTGGGTGGTCCTTTCCCGAGGTACTGAGCCGGGTGGCTGGGGTCTTGGGGCTGACGGGCGAAACATTGTCGCCATGGAGGCCGACCCTGATCGCTCGGCCACGGGTGCGCGTGAGCGCTTGCGAGCAGCATCCCGACCAAGCACGGGCGCGGCTGCGTCGTTTGTGGAATGAAAGCCTGCCGCCCGGCCATCCTGGATCAGAGGTCATGCAGCGTTACCTGGTCCTGCGCGGACTTGGCGATGCTGACTTTGATCCACGGGTGATCCGTTTCCATCCGGAACTGCCTTATTGGAGCGCCGCTGAGAATGGCCGCCCTGTCTGTTTGGGACGATTCCCGGCCATGCTGGCCTTGGTGTCCGCTGCGGATGGATCGGCCATGACGCTGCATCGGACTTACCTGCGACCTGACGGTTTGGCCAAAGCACCGGTGCCAGCGCCCAAGAAGCTGATGGCGTCCGGACAGAACCGCTCGCTCGTTGGTTCGGCGGTTCGGTTGTGCCCGGTCGACTGGGAAAAGGGCTCGACACTTGGCTTGGCCGAGGGCATCGAGACCGCACTGGCGGTGCGCGCCATGACAGGCATGCCGGTCTGGGCCGCTCTGTCGGCCACCCTGCTGGAGCGCTTCCAGCCTCCGTCTGGCCTTCGCCGGCTGGTGGTCTGGGCGGACAAGGATCGCTCGGGTGTCGGCGAACAGGCGGCACGGGCGCTTCAGCGACGGTTGAGTCCGTCGGTCGAGGTGCGCATTCGCTTGCCGCTTGTCCCGATTCCGCCGCATGCCCGCGGTGTTGATTGGGCGGATGTCTGGCAACAGTCACTGCCGCAATCGCGTCTGGCGGCTTAG
- a CDS encoding arylesterase — MRNKILYRVLLGAVLLLVLAACSDQPTLSPLSPDAVILSFGDSLTEGVGANKEQSYPAVLATLTGRRVINAGISGEESDAGLARLPELLATRQPDLVILGHGGNDFLRQRDTDQTQANLAQMIARAREQGSEVVLLGIPRPGLLVRTHSLYDELADELDVPLQANAIAEILADKTLKSDQIHPNAQGYRQLAEAIERLLRQAGALPPG; from the coding sequence ATGCGCAACAAGATTCTCTATCGCGTGCTGCTGGGCGCCGTCTTACTGCTGGTGCTCGCGGCTTGCAGCGATCAACCGACGCTCAGTCCCTTGTCGCCAGACGCGGTGATTCTCTCCTTCGGCGACAGCTTGACCGAAGGCGTGGGCGCCAACAAAGAACAAAGTTACCCGGCGGTGTTGGCGACCTTGACCGGGCGGCGGGTGATCAACGCCGGCATCTCTGGCGAGGAGAGCGATGCCGGCTTGGCGCGCTTACCGGAGCTGCTCGCCACCAGGCAGCCCGATCTGGTGATTCTCGGCCATGGCGGCAATGATTTTCTGCGCCAACGCGATACGGATCAAACCCAAGCCAATCTGGCCCAGATGATCGCACGCGCGCGCGAGCAGGGCAGCGAAGTGGTTCTGTTAGGCATCCCGCGCCCGGGCTTGCTGGTGCGTACCCATTCGCTCTATGACGAACTGGCTGATGAACTGGACGTCCCGCTCCAAGCCAATGCGATCGCGGAAATCCTCGCCGACAAGACGCTGAAGTCCGATCAGATACACCCCAACGCCCAAGGGTATCGCCAATTGGCCGAGGCGATCGAACGCCTGCTGCGGCAAGCTGGCGCCCTGCCGCCGGGCTGA
- a CDS encoding GIY-YIG nuclease family protein — translation MATTITTEHSAMAGPGTYVVLLRAHGSGRVLIGRLGTLPLDGGLFAYVGSAFGPGGLAARCRHHQRIAARAHWHLDYLRPHCRLLGFWVANGPERLEHPWAQALGRLPGAAWPLERFGSSDCRCRAHLIGLPRMPSASLLQETLGQGWWVDPEELDDASESP, via the coding sequence ATGGCGACCACGATAACCACCGAGCACAGCGCGATGGCAGGCCCGGGGACCTATGTGGTGTTGCTCAGAGCGCATGGCTCGGGCAGGGTGCTAATCGGCCGTCTCGGCACCTTGCCCCTCGATGGCGGGCTATTCGCCTATGTCGGCAGTGCCTTCGGACCCGGCGGCCTTGCCGCGCGTTGCCGCCATCACCAGCGGATCGCCGCCCGTGCGCATTGGCACTTGGACTACCTGCGCCCGCATTGCCGCCTGCTTGGCTTCTGGGTTGCCAATGGTCCGGAACGTCTCGAACATCCTTGGGCGCAAGCGCTTGGCCGGCTTCCCGGAGCCGCCTGGCCGCTCGAGCGCTTTGGTTCGAGCGACTGCCGCTGCCGCGCTCATCTGATCGGATTGCCGCGGATGCCGAGCGCTTCGCTGCTGCAAGAAACCCTCGGCCAAGGTTGGTGGGTGGATCCCGAGGAACTGGACGATGCGTCTGAATCGCCCTAG
- a CDS encoding JAB domain-containing protein: MSQSHHSLSRSRLTQQRRQANRFTAMLAADLTPDEQSSLVALALQVLEPKVTYDTFTDVATTMDFMRLRFAGKPNEVFAVAFLDNKHRLIALEEVFQGTIDGCSVHPRVIAQRGLALNCAACLLIHNHPSGDPTPSAADLRVTQRIRQALDLFEITLLDHIIVGGEGALSLAQEGQL, translated from the coding sequence ATGTCTCAATCCCATCACTCACTATCCCGATCGCGGTTGACGCAACAACGCCGACAAGCCAATCGCTTCACTGCGATGCTGGCGGCCGATTTGACGCCCGATGAGCAGAGCAGTCTGGTCGCCTTGGCGTTGCAGGTGCTGGAGCCAAAGGTGACCTACGACACCTTCACCGATGTCGCCACCACGATGGACTTCATGCGACTGCGCTTCGCCGGGAAACCGAACGAAGTCTTCGCCGTGGCCTTTCTTGACAACAAGCATCGCTTGATCGCGCTGGAGGAGGTTTTCCAAGGCACCATTGATGGCTGTAGCGTGCATCCCCGGGTGATTGCGCAGCGTGGCTTGGCGTTGAATTGCGCCGCGTGCCTGCTGATTCATAATCACCCAAGCGGTGACCCAACCCCGAGCGCAGCGGATTTGCGCGTAACCCAGCGTATCCGTCAGGCCCTCGATTTGTTCGAGATCACTCTGCTCGATCACATCATCGTCGGCGGTGAAGGGGCCTTGTCGCTGGCCCAGGAGGGACAGCTGTAA
- a CDS encoding YchJ family protein encodes MARKKPLPCPCGSGRTHAECCGPYLAGTAQAPTAEALMRSRYTAYALGEFDYLRSTWHSTTQPAEIASDTAPKWVGLEILATEGGGPQDAEGRVAFIARYKLQGRAFRLHERSRFVREAGAWRYVDGVLDPD; translated from the coding sequence ATGGCCCGCAAGAAGCCCCTGCCGTGTCCCTGTGGTTCTGGCCGCACCCATGCTGAGTGCTGCGGCCCATACCTGGCTGGGACGGCCCAGGCGCCGACAGCCGAGGCACTGATGCGCTCGCGCTACACGGCCTATGCGCTGGGCGAGTTTGACTATCTGCGCAGCACCTGGCATTCCACGACGCAACCGGCCGAGATCGCCTCAGACACCGCGCCAAAATGGGTTGGACTGGAGATTCTCGCCACCGAAGGCGGTGGTCCACAGGACGCCGAGGGCCGGGTGGCATTTATCGCACGCTATAAGCTCCAGGGCCGCGCCTTTCGACTGCATGAGCGCAGCCGCTTTGTGCGGGAAGCTGGCGCCTGGCGGTATGTCGATGGGGTGCTGGATCCTGACTGA
- a CDS encoding GNAT family N-acetyltransferase, translated as MPSRLTIRAMTRPELDTLVDWATAEGWNPGLHDAQIFWDTDPEGFVAAELDGELIGGGSIIAYARRFGFMGFFIIRSDYRSQGLGRQLWQARRDSLIARLDPPAVIGMDGVFTMQDFYARGGFVFSHRDLRFEGVGVAASPDPRLVDLSAVNFAELLRYDAAHFPAPRETFLRAWIAQPGSRALGVLENNALQGYGVIRPCRRGFKIGPLFAADAERAEALFLGLSDHARGEPLFLDVPENNAEALALAARHELREVFGCARMYLGPAPRLPGGEVFGVTTFELG; from the coding sequence ATGCCCTCCAGACTCACCATCCGCGCCATGACCCGTCCCGAACTGGACACCCTGGTGGACTGGGCCACCGCCGAGGGTTGGAACCCGGGGCTGCATGACGCTCAGATCTTCTGGGATACCGACCCCGAGGGCTTCGTCGCCGCAGAGCTCGATGGTGAGCTCATTGGCGGAGGTTCCATTATCGCCTATGCTCGACGTTTCGGTTTCATGGGCTTTTTCATCATTCGGTCGGATTACCGCTCGCAGGGTCTCGGACGGCAACTCTGGCAGGCTCGTCGCGATAGCCTAATCGCCCGGCTCGACCCACCCGCCGTGATCGGCATGGATGGTGTTTTCACCATGCAGGACTTCTACGCGCGTGGGGGCTTTGTCTTCAGTCACCGCGATCTGCGCTTTGAAGGAGTGGGCGTGGCGGCGAGCCCAGACCCGCGTCTGGTCGATTTGAGCGCGGTGAATTTCGCCGAGCTGCTGCGTTACGACGCCGCCCATTTCCCCGCGCCACGCGAAACCTTTCTACGGGCCTGGATCGCGCAGCCCGGCAGTCGCGCGCTCGGGGTTCTTGAGAACAACGCATTGCAGGGCTATGGCGTCATCCGTCCCTGTCGGCGGGGTTTTAAGATCGGTCCCTTGTTCGCCGCTGATGCCGAACGGGCCGAAGCCCTGTTTCTCGGTCTGAGCGACCATGCGCGCGGTGAGCCGCTCTTCCTGGATGTTCCCGAGAACAATGCCGAGGCGCTGGCACTTGCCGCGCGGCATGAGCTGCGCGAGGTCTTCGGTTGTGCCCGGATGTATTTGGGACCGGCGCCGCGGTTGCCCGGGGGCGAGGTGTTCGGCGTCACCACCTTCGAGTTGGGGTGA
- a CDS encoding SDR family NAD(P)-dependent oxidoreductase, whose translation MKHALITGTSSGLGQGLAEALCDQGWSVSGCSRRACDLPGLNHKRCDLTQADQVSVALEALLGAVDRLDLVVLNAGMLGHIRALSDTPLADLKQIMEINLWANKTVLDWLQNWGRPIGQIVAISSGAAVLGNKGWGGYALSKAALNMLMKLSAHEFPDTHLCALAPGIIDTRMMDHLCEEADAEAFPALQRLRAARGTEAMPSPREAAERVIEVLPQLKQHPSGAFVDIREILDPDTHAKLYGARR comes from the coding sequence ATGAAACACGCGCTCATCACTGGAACCAGTTCTGGCCTTGGCCAAGGCTTGGCCGAGGCGCTGTGCGATCAGGGCTGGTCTGTCTCTGGATGCAGCCGGCGAGCCTGCGACCTGCCCGGACTCAACCACAAGCGATGCGATCTTACCCAGGCCGATCAGGTCTCCGTGGCCTTGGAAGCACTGCTCGGTGCTGTCGACCGACTGGATCTGGTGGTCTTGAACGCCGGGATGCTGGGGCACATTCGCGCGCTGAGCGACACGCCCCTGGCGGATCTCAAGCAGATCATGGAAATCAACCTATGGGCCAACAAGACGGTTTTGGATTGGCTGCAAAACTGGGGCCGGCCGATCGGGCAGATCGTGGCAATCTCCTCGGGCGCGGCTGTGCTCGGCAACAAAGGCTGGGGTGGTTATGCGCTGTCGAAGGCGGCGTTGAACATGCTGATGAAGCTCTCCGCGCATGAATTTCCCGATACCCACCTGTGCGCCCTGGCACCGGGAATTATCGATACGCGGATGATGGATCACCTGTGCGAGGAGGCGGACGCGGAGGCATTCCCCGCGCTGCAACGCCTGCGCGCCGCGCGGGGTACCGAGGCCATGCCCTCGCCGCGAGAAGCGGCCGAGCGGGTGATCGAGGTGTTGCCGCAACTGAAACAGCACCCAAGCGGTGCCTTCGTCGATATCCGGGAGATCCTCGATCCAGACACCCATGCCAAGCTCTATGGCGCGAGGCGCTGA
- a CDS encoding isocitrate lyase/PEP mutase family protein yields the protein MTPAQRFRALVADPKILQLPACHDGLSARVLEQAGFQAIAAAGFGLSGSLLGMPDIGLLSGREMIDQYRNICAALSIPVFVDIDTGFGDLNNVIRTVREVEATGAAGLFIEDQTYPKRCGHMQGKQVVPVEEYLPKLKAALWARRDPDFVIMARTDAYSVLGLEEALRRARLYAQAGADMLFVEAVDDPDAMRTVNQALRSMGVPSMANMIEGGRSPFLSAAELQDIGNVWSPIRAVHCSARSRRCRTGPGRCCIRARQLRYASGCSGLTHTTGSSGWRRFGSDKLGSNPRLAVHRHADPHALSLHSARAAKIHRGGRSQGPDCDRWLPSCEAVSSASC from the coding sequence ATGACACCCGCCCAACGCTTTCGCGCCCTGGTGGCTGATCCCAAGATTCTGCAACTGCCCGCCTGCCATGACGGGCTTTCGGCGCGGGTGCTCGAGCAGGCCGGTTTTCAGGCGATCGCCGCCGCTGGATTTGGACTCTCCGGCAGCCTGCTCGGGATGCCGGATATTGGGCTGCTGTCCGGGCGCGAGATGATCGATCAGTACCGCAACATCTGCGCCGCGCTCAGCATCCCGGTCTTTGTCGATATCGATACTGGCTTTGGCGATCTGAACAATGTCATCCGCACGGTGCGCGAGGTCGAAGCCACGGGCGCGGCCGGCCTGTTCATTGAGGATCAGACCTACCCCAAGCGCTGCGGTCACATGCAGGGTAAGCAGGTCGTGCCGGTCGAGGAGTATCTGCCGAAGCTGAAGGCCGCCCTGTGGGCGCGCCGCGATCCGGATTTCGTCATCATGGCCCGCACCGATGCCTATTCGGTTCTGGGGCTGGAGGAAGCCCTGCGTCGTGCGCGGCTCTATGCCCAGGCAGGTGCCGACATGCTCTTTGTCGAAGCCGTGGATGATCCTGATGCGATGCGCACCGTCAATCAGGCGCTGCGATCAATGGGGGTGCCAAGCATGGCCAACATGATCGAGGGCGGACGCAGTCCCTTCCTATCGGCGGCCGAGCTGCAGGACATTGGTAATGTCTGGTCGCCTATCCGTGCGGTTCATTGTTCAGCGCGGTCAAGGCGATGCAGGACTGGGCCGGGGCGCTGTTGCATCAGGGCACGACAACTGCGGTACGCGAGCGGATGCTCGGGTTTGACGCATACAACCGGTTCATCGGGCTGGAGGAGATTCGGGAGCGACAAGCTCGGCTCGAATCCGAGACTGGCGGTGCATCGCCACGCTGATCCGCACGCGTTGTCACTTCACTCAGCGCGCGCCGCGAAGATTCACCGAGGCGGACGGAGCCAAGGCCCCGACTGTGATCGCTGGTTGCCTTCTTGCGAAGCGGTTTCCAGTGCTTCCTGTTGA
- a CDS encoding ATP-binding protein: MLLIGGPGTGKTHLASAILAKAIRAGRTGCFFSVAAALRLVRDTYSPNAMRSEIDSLALLTEPDLLVLDEVGVAIGHDDKRQAILFDILGTRYAGMKSTVLIANLTITEIRAYLGERLMDRLSDAGSAVLSFDWSSYRQRRKEAADPGAPNLSLPTFLTGANAGR, from the coding sequence TTGCTGCTGATCGGCGGCCCGGGGACCGGCAAAACCCATCTCGCCAGCGCGATTCTGGCGAAAGCCATCCGCGCCGGTCGCACGGGATGCTTTTTCTCGGTCGCGGCCGCCCTGCGGCTGGTGCGCGACACCTATTCCCCAAACGCGATGCGCTCGGAAATCGACTCGCTGGCACTGCTCACGGAGCCGGATTTGCTGGTGCTGGATGAGGTCGGTGTGGCGATCGGCCATGACGACAAGCGCCAAGCCATCCTGTTCGATATCCTTGGTACCCGCTATGCCGGCATGAAATCAACCGTTCTGATTGCCAACCTGACCATCACGGAGATCAGGGCCTATCTCGGCGAACGGCTGATGGATCGCTTATCCGACGCCGGCTCGGCTGTCCTGTCCTTTGACTGGTCGAGTTACCGGCAACGGCGCAAAGAAGCCGCTGATCCGGGGGCTCCCAATCTTTCGCTCCCCACATTTCTGACAGGAGCCAATGCTGGCCGATGA
- a CDS encoding alpha/beta fold hydrolase has product MKTWLLIHGGSHGAWCWEAVIQELERLGEHAHAIDLPGAGADHTPRTEVTFDACVGAVNAAIETADWRNLVLVGHSLAGILMPSIAAAQPQRISKLVFIAAFVLDQSECAFDLIALERQPEYRRMADASPDQSLSVPYALARERFFSDLDEVAAKQAFARLTPQPFKPYLHPALVGARAFGSQSRYVLCTQDRNLSHEQCLGFASKLGCPVEEIVAGHDVMLSRPAELARLLVAGGQP; this is encoded by the coding sequence ATGAAAACATGGTTACTGATCCACGGTGGATCCCACGGGGCCTGGTGCTGGGAGGCTGTCATCCAGGAACTGGAGCGTCTCGGGGAGCATGCGCATGCTATCGATCTGCCCGGCGCCGGGGCGGATCACACCCCAAGGACCGAGGTCACCTTCGATGCCTGCGTCGGTGCCGTGAATGCCGCCATTGAGACCGCCGACTGGCGCAATCTGGTGCTGGTTGGTCACTCACTTGCGGGTATCCTGATGCCGAGCATTGCCGCCGCGCAACCGCAAAGAATCAGCAAGCTGGTCTTTATCGCCGCATTCGTTCTCGACCAGAGCGAGTGCGCATTCGACTTGATCGCGCTTGAACGCCAGCCCGAGTACCGACGCATGGCCGATGCCTCGCCCGATCAGTCCTTGTCTGTTCCCTATGCCCTCGCGCGCGAGCGCTTCTTCAGCGATCTCGACGAGGTCGCCGCCAAGCAAGCGTTCGCGCGACTGACACCGCAGCCATTCAAGCCCTACCTCCATCCGGCACTCGTTGGCGCCCGCGCCTTTGGCAGTCAGTCGCGCTATGTCCTGTGCACGCAGGACCGCAATCTCTCTCATGAACAATGCCTGGGATTCGCGAGCAAACTCGGTTGTCCGGTCGAAGAGATCGTGGCTGGGCATGATGTCATGCTGTCGCGGCCGGCCGAGTTGGCGCGTCTGCTGGTTGCCGGAGGCCAGCCTTGA
- a CDS encoding VWA domain-containing protein — protein sequence MSHAFRTLHQAMPIVAAALGRKFGVPVAVGGDEACTDGNSIQVPALPPQSELIPVAWGYLAHEAAHLRFTDFDAYRQGSGSDPLTRSLLNILEDIRIERAIAAPYPGTRETLQAVCDHLSGRGALSPPMPDAHPAHVLTSYLLLHLRHRMLATESLAAPAREAERVLRQVFPARTVHRLQGLLAEVGQLASTADAVDLAQRIRALLEEEKLSARAPSSGFGADQPDQPGHAGQNAPGTAGTNIPTSDGGSTGTHPDANAPDAQGSTNPTAGQSSPGNAAGDHPSGQGQGQGQKQGTDGTTSVGPGGAASSTKPDSTHLPMLNSDAPADVGKTQAVSQALNANDDDLPGDLFQQVRELLDAAGQGDSPCLLPRAEPFGGDPARGLRLLGVVQEESRRLRARLQGLVQASRLDRPQAFRHGPRLLPKRLYRAAVGDPRLFARKRERVAVDTAIHLLIDLSGSMNSPVRRRDGLVERRGQIAQSAALALALALDGIHGVSVAVSAFPGLSGVEDRISVLVRHGQRPRACAGAFLQGTRGSTPMAGALWFAAADLLGRPETRRIVLLLTDGKPNRMDETREILRLCSAAGLETVGLGIGVDVSGLFPVALRVDEVTALRTALFGAAERLLLAA from the coding sequence ATGAGCCATGCCTTTCGGACCTTGCATCAGGCCATGCCGATTGTCGCCGCCGCCCTAGGACGCAAGTTTGGCGTCCCGGTCGCGGTCGGCGGAGATGAGGCCTGCACTGATGGCAACAGCATTCAGGTGCCGGCCTTGCCGCCGCAATCTGAGCTGATTCCCGTTGCCTGGGGCTATCTGGCCCACGAGGCGGCGCATCTGCGCTTTACCGATTTTGACGCCTATCGCCAGGGTTCGGGTTCAGATCCCTTGACCCGCAGCCTGCTAAACATTCTTGAGGATATCCGCATCGAGCGGGCCATCGCCGCGCCTTATCCGGGCACGCGCGAGACCTTGCAGGCGGTGTGCGACCATCTGAGCGGACGCGGTGCTTTGTCGCCGCCGATGCCAGATGCGCATCCAGCCCATGTCTTGACCAGCTATCTGCTGTTACATCTGCGGCATCGGATGCTGGCCACCGAGTCGCTGGCTGCTCCGGCACGTGAGGCGGAGCGGGTGCTGCGTCAGGTATTTCCTGCGCGCACCGTGCATCGGTTGCAGGGCTTGTTGGCCGAGGTCGGTCAGCTGGCCAGCACGGCGGATGCGGTCGATTTGGCGCAACGCATTCGCGCCTTGCTGGAGGAGGAGAAGCTGTCGGCGCGGGCGCCGTCATCCGGGTTCGGGGCCGATCAGCCTGATCAGCCGGGCCATGCTGGCCAAAACGCGCCTGGCACTGCGGGGACGAATATCCCGACATCGGATGGTGGTTCAACCGGAACACATCCGGACGCCAACGCACCAGATGCTCAGGGTTCAACAAACCCGACAGCTGGCCAATCAAGCCCAGGAAACGCGGCTGGGGATCATCCCTCTGGACAGGGACAGGGACAAGGACAGAAACAGGGGACTGACGGGACGACATCGGTTGGTCCTGGCGGTGCGGCTTCTTCAACCAAGCCGGACTCGACGCATCTTCCAATGCTCAACTCGGACGCACCGGCTGACGTCGGAAAGACCCAAGCCGTCTCCCAGGCGCTGAACGCCAACGATGACGATCTGCCAGGCGATTTGTTCCAGCAGGTGCGTGAGCTCCTGGACGCCGCCGGCCAGGGTGACAGCCCTTGTCTGCTGCCCCGTGCGGAGCCTTTTGGTGGCGATCCGGCGCGTGGTTTGCGGTTGCTGGGTGTCGTGCAGGAAGAGTCGCGCCGGTTGCGGGCACGCTTACAGGGACTGGTGCAGGCCTCACGGCTGGATCGGCCGCAGGCGTTTCGCCATGGGCCGCGCTTGCTGCCCAAGCGCCTCTATCGCGCGGCGGTGGGCGATCCTCGGCTGTTCGCACGGAAACGCGAGCGGGTGGCGGTCGATACCGCGATTCACCTGCTCATCGACCTGTCTGGGTCGATGAACTCGCCAGTGCGTCGTCGCGACGGGTTGGTTGAACGGCGTGGGCAGATCGCCCAGTCCGCCGCTTTGGCCTTGGCCCTGGCACTGGACGGCATCCATGGGGTGTCGGTCGCGGTGAGCGCCTTTCCGGGCCTGTCCGGCGTGGAGGATCGCATCAGCGTGCTGGTTCGACATGGGCAGCGTCCGCGTGCCTGTGCCGGGGCCTTTTTGCAAGGGACTCGGGGCAGCACGCCGATGGCGGGTGCGTTGTGGTTCGCGGCGGCGGATTTGCTCGGCCGACCTGAGACGCGGCGCATTGTGCTGTTGCTGACCGACGGCAAGCCGAATCGCATGGATGAGACGCGGGAGATTCTGCGGCTTTGTTCCGCCGCCGGTTTGGAAACCGTCGGGCTTGGCATCGGCGTGGATGTCTCGGGGTTGTTCCCGGTGGCGTTGCGCGTCGATGAGGTGACGGCGCTGAGAACGGCGCTCTTTGGTGCGGCCGAGCGGTTGTTGCTGGCGGCCTGA